In Nocardia sp. NBC_00403, one DNA window encodes the following:
- a CDS encoding ATP/GTP-binding protein encodes MSGINYRRIVISGTYSTGKTTTSTALSLLTGIPRVDASSAREVVTELYPGMRFQDLSTTELMALGFRRLELRIQAEAILDAEGGFIADGSVLNEWIYGTTRLITGPNPGSARWHKVLKNTITLPGRPFYRRYLNAYGDMARQRARQNYDIFFHLPVEVPMDPDGHRPVDERYRALSDQKLLHAISELGQPVVTVRGTPEQRLESIMKVLDIPTVMDIDVAVKEAMEIVRSSRERVQEAIIAQQELPTLAKKIKFATRV; translated from the coding sequence ATGTCGGGAATCAATTATCGACGCATCGTGATCTCCGGAACCTATTCCACCGGGAAGACCACCACTTCGACCGCGCTATCCTTGCTGACCGGCATTCCCCGGGTCGACGCCTCGTCGGCACGCGAGGTGGTCACCGAACTGTATCCGGGTATGCGGTTCCAGGATCTGAGCACCACCGAACTCATGGCGCTCGGCTTCCGGCGCCTGGAACTGCGGATCCAGGCCGAGGCCATCCTGGATGCCGAGGGCGGATTCATCGCCGACGGCTCCGTGCTCAACGAGTGGATCTATGGCACCACCCGGCTGATCACCGGCCCCAATCCCGGTTCGGCGCGATGGCACAAGGTGCTGAAGAACACCATCACCCTGCCCGGTCGGCCGTTTTATCGCCGCTATCTGAATGCCTACGGGGACATGGCAAGACAGCGCGCCAGGCAGAACTACGACATCTTCTTCCACCTCCCGGTGGAGGTGCCGATGGATCCGGACGGCCATCGCCCGGTCGACGAGCGCTACCGCGCCCTTTCCGATCAGAAGCTGCTGCATGCGATCAGTGAACTCGGCCAGCCCGTGGTGACCGTGCGCGGCACCCCGGAGCAGCGGCTGGAATCGATCATGAAGGTACTGGACATTCCCACTGTGATGGATATCGATGTCGCGGTGAAGGAGGCGATGGAAATCGTGCGCTCCAGCCGGGAGCGGGTCCAGGAAGCGATCATCGCGCAGCAGGAACTCCCCACCCTTGCCAAGAAGATCAAGTTCGCTACCCGCGTTTAG
- a CDS encoding class I SAM-dependent methyltransferase, whose amino-acid sequence MTVLLDKTKRYNPIDSWFYDNFISDAVRDMTPTLFDDVAAELKDKAQVLDVGCGGGQLAVGLATAGKHLQLSGIDLSPQQVRRAQKRGAPLGGRIQFRQGSAMDLPFADNSFDAVLSSGSIKHWPDQRKGLSEMIRVLRPGGLLLIIEADRGCTFEDAQGFVDRWRLPRPMARACLPFFRTYIAGYGLDLEDGRQLVEDLPVAGATVERIAGEPGIQITARKVEVVQPV is encoded by the coding sequence ATGACCGTTCTGTTGGATAAGACCAAGCGCTACAACCCGATCGACTCCTGGTTCTACGACAACTTCATCTCCGACGCGGTCCGTGATATGACCCCGACACTGTTCGACGACGTCGCCGCCGAATTGAAGGACAAGGCACAGGTCCTCGATGTCGGTTGCGGCGGTGGACAACTCGCGGTCGGCCTGGCTACTGCCGGCAAGCACTTGCAGCTCAGCGGCATCGATTTGTCGCCGCAGCAGGTCCGGCGCGCCCAGAAGCGCGGGGCGCCGCTCGGCGGTCGCATCCAGTTCCGGCAGGGTTCGGCGATGGATCTGCCCTTCGCGGACAACAGCTTCGACGCCGTCCTCAGTTCCGGGTCGATCAAGCATTGGCCGGATCAGCGCAAGGGCCTGTCGGAAATGATCCGGGTGCTGCGTCCGGGCGGTCTGCTGCTGATCATCGAGGCCGACCGTGGCTGCACCTTCGAGGATGCCCAAGGGTTCGTCGATCGGTGGCGGCTGCCGCGTCCGATGGCGCGTGCCTGCCTGCCGTTCTTCCGTACCTACATCGCTGGTTACGGTCTCGATCTGGAGGACGGACGGCAGCTCGTCGAGGATCTGCCGGTCGCAGGTGCGACGGTCGAACGCATCGCGGGCGAGCCGGGGATCCAGATCACCGCACGAAAAGTCGAGGTAGTGCAGCCGGTCTAG
- a CDS encoding GAF domain-containing protein — protein sequence MSFTVPDLSGDRSEQYRQLVEQAEALVTGEPDRIANAANLSSLVFHALPDLNWVGFYFYDGRELVVGPFQGKPACVRIALAKGVCGTAADTRETQLVPDVHAFPGHIACDGDTRSEIVVPLVRDDELIGVFDLDSPVPARFDAIDQYGLEAVAHVFLAAI from the coding sequence ATGTCATTCACCGTTCCCGACCTCTCCGGCGACCGGTCCGAGCAGTACCGCCAGCTCGTCGAGCAGGCCGAAGCGCTGGTCACCGGTGAGCCCGACCGCATCGCCAACGCGGCCAACCTGTCGTCGCTGGTATTCCACGCGCTACCCGATCTGAATTGGGTCGGCTTCTATTTCTATGACGGGCGAGAACTCGTCGTCGGGCCGTTCCAAGGCAAACCGGCGTGCGTCCGAATTGCACTCGCCAAAGGCGTGTGCGGAACCGCCGCCGATACGCGAGAAACCCAACTCGTGCCCGACGTGCATGCCTTTCCCGGGCATATCGCGTGCGACGGTGACACCCGATCGGAAATCGTCGTGCCGCTCGTTCGGGATGACGAACTCATCGGAGTCTTCGATCTCGACAGCCCGGTTCCGGCCCGTTTCGATGCGATCGATCAATACGGACTGGAAGCCGTCGCGCACGTCTTTCTGGCCGCCATCTAG
- a CDS encoding glycosyltransferase family 39 protein produces the protein MTNAAETSINADGASLVETAEQRSSPGDRRYSGLSDRAWECLGLATLLVGTGVVYLWNITVNGMGNGFYAASAQAGAENWKALLFGSLDRGNFITVDKPPVSQWVMGLSGQLFGFSSASMLVPQALMAVAAVALLYGAVARVSGRGAGLLAGASLALMPVAAMMFRFNNPDAVMVLLMTAGAYCTIRALSRAGAGWLALAGVALGFAFLAKMLEGLMVLPALGIAYLLAAPTTLGKRILHLLGAAATLVASSGWYVALTMLWPKDSRPYMAGSTDDTFMDLVFGYNGLQRIQGRDGGAGRAGMPAGVEPQEAYPGRGGSGFGGVGSHAGGARLFTGEIGFEISWLIPAALLACVLVLMARGRRPRTDLVRAGAVVFGVWLVVDGVVFSYMNGGMHAYYTLAIAPAIAGLFGLGVLEMWRLRDRTLGRYGSAALILASGGWGFILLQRNSDWLPLLRWAVLAATIVAAVGVVATSWSGLRRFSTVLIAFGVLAGLGGTSAYAAATLGQAHTGGSPVVGPAEPGRRGSGGYPGADAASPQLDAMLRATTTRWSAAIDHSSPAAALELSSDTAVMAIGGFKNDPTPTLGEFQDYVKKGEVTYYIVMPPRNFRTEPGQQPAPDQRPAAGRDPAQGQGSALGAGQTTDQGPASNQEAVLGEGQTSGRQPGSGRGGSQSSGHADIAEWVGATFTPTSVGNATVYNLLQPK, from the coding sequence GTGACCAATGCCGCTGAGACGTCGATCAATGCCGATGGTGCGAGTTTGGTGGAGACAGCGGAGCAGAGATCGTCGCCGGGGGACCGCAGGTACTCCGGGTTGTCCGATCGGGCATGGGAATGCCTCGGGTTGGCGACGCTGCTGGTGGGGACCGGCGTCGTGTACCTATGGAACATCACCGTCAACGGCATGGGGAATGGGTTCTATGCGGCGTCGGCGCAGGCCGGGGCCGAGAATTGGAAGGCGCTGCTGTTCGGGTCGTTGGACCGTGGCAACTTCATCACCGTTGACAAACCACCGGTGTCGCAGTGGGTGATGGGGTTGTCCGGGCAGCTGTTCGGATTCTCCAGCGCGAGCATGTTGGTGCCGCAGGCATTGATGGCGGTGGCCGCGGTGGCGCTGCTGTACGGCGCGGTCGCTCGGGTGAGCGGGCGCGGAGCCGGACTGCTTGCGGGAGCGTCGCTCGCGTTGATGCCGGTGGCCGCCATGATGTTTCGGTTCAACAATCCGGACGCCGTCATGGTGCTGCTGATGACTGCGGGCGCCTACTGCACGATTCGGGCCCTGTCGCGGGCAGGCGCCGGGTGGCTTGCCCTTGCCGGGGTTGCGCTCGGCTTCGCCTTTCTCGCGAAGATGCTCGAGGGCCTGATGGTGTTGCCCGCATTGGGGATTGCCTATCTGCTCGCCGCGCCGACCACTCTCGGCAAGCGAATACTGCACCTGCTCGGTGCTGCCGCCACGCTCGTTGCGTCGTCCGGGTGGTATGTCGCGTTGACGATGTTGTGGCCCAAGGATTCTCGCCCCTACATGGCTGGTTCCACGGATGACACCTTCATGGACCTGGTGTTCGGCTACAACGGGTTGCAACGTATCCAGGGCCGCGACGGCGGAGCCGGGCGAGCTGGTATGCCTGCTGGTGTCGAGCCGCAGGAAGCCTATCCCGGGCGCGGGGGCTCCGGATTCGGTGGTGTCGGCTCGCACGCGGGCGGCGCCCGACTGTTCACCGGTGAAATCGGATTCGAGATCAGCTGGCTCATTCCCGCGGCGCTGCTCGCCTGCGTATTGGTGTTGATGGCCCGTGGTCGTCGTCCGCGCACCGATCTCGTCCGAGCGGGTGCGGTCGTCTTCGGCGTTTGGTTGGTCGTGGACGGCGTCGTCTTCAGCTACATGAACGGTGGCATGCACGCCTACTACACCCTCGCGATAGCGCCCGCGATCGCCGGACTGTTCGGGCTCGGTGTGCTCGAAATGTGGCGGCTGCGCGATCGCACCCTCGGTCGGTACGGCTCCGCGGCACTGATTCTCGCGAGTGGTGGCTGGGGTTTCATACTGCTACAGCGCAATTCGGATTGGTTGCCGTTACTGCGATGGGCGGTTCTCGCCGCTACGATTGTTGCCGCCGTCGGCGTTGTCGCCACCTCGTGGTCTGGGCTGCGCCGCTTCTCGACCGTGCTGATCGCCTTTGGTGTCCTCGCAGGGCTCGGCGGCACGTCGGCATACGCGGCGGCAACGTTGGGGCAGGCGCACACCGGTGGCAGCCCCGTCGTCGGCCCTGCCGAGCCGGGACGAAGGGGTTCCGGCGGCTACCCGGGTGCAGACGCGGCGAGCCCACAATTGGACGCGATGCTGCGAGCCACCACGACGCGATGGTCCGCGGCCATCGATCACTCCTCGCCCGCGGCCGCGCTCGAATTATCCAGCGACACTGCGGTAATGGCCATCGGTGGCTTCAAGAACGACCCCACACCGACGCTCGGCGAGTTCCAGGACTATGTGAAGAAGGGCGAGGTCACCTACTACATCGTGATGCCGCCTCGGAACTTCCGAACCGAGCCAGGGCAGCAACCGGCACCGGATCAGCGGCCGGCAGCCGGCCGAGATCCGGCGCAGGGCCAAGGGTCTGCACTCGGTGCAGGGCAAACGACGGACCAGGGCCCCGCATCGAACCAAGAGGCAGTGTTGGGCGAGGGGCAGACCTCGGGCCGGCAGCCGGGATCGGGCCGGGGCGGATCACAGAGCAGCGGGCACGCTGACATCGCGGAATGGGTCGGGGCTACTTTCACGCCGACCTCGGTAGGCAACGCCACCGTCTACAACCTGTTGCAGCCCAAGTAG
- a CDS encoding ArsR/SmtB family transcription factor, which produces MTEHGESPGPIPADRLHDAAAVFGMLAATARLQILWLLSQDERDVGTLAAEIGQTVPAVSQHLAKLKLAGLVHARKSGRHNVYAIAHPDIADIVRLAFRHHLRGTAMPGTIDP; this is translated from the coding sequence GTGACCGAGCACGGCGAATCGCCGGGTCCCATCCCGGCAGATCGATTACACGACGCGGCAGCAGTTTTCGGCATGCTCGCCGCTACCGCCCGCCTTCAGATCCTGTGGCTGCTCAGTCAGGACGAGCGCGACGTCGGAACCCTGGCCGCCGAAATCGGGCAAACCGTCCCAGCGGTGAGTCAACACCTGGCGAAGCTCAAGCTGGCAGGTCTGGTTCACGCTCGAAAGTCCGGCCGCCACAATGTGTACGCCATCGCCCACCCGGACATCGCCGACATCGTCCGTCTCGCCTTCCGCCATCACCTCCGCGGCACTGCGATGCCGGGGACGATCGATCCCTGA
- a CDS encoding AvrD family protein has product MSTELIAFDTIDAVLGHREGRFFGEGYKRIAHHIFDIALDHDPAGRPRLTASAGVTYPLDWSQKSSRVLDPHLSSIDCSIFGYRLLEVILREFCGLTVGEIRSSWLSYIQFSSGTAATESLDQFRIVATVTAVGDSSITVTSELGAAMALEATVTLPVTPRLRTMEPRTVLEEGHGYFHGAVYQRGQYLRNVVIANAESRAGAEFELVEQDSPGGGRGVADAYQPSVTLVDATVILAQLSQVLLYELDNIARKDSETLWMRRMTARAAAAPPPYEPGSASTQMVRSMILTFGGGDWRISTWEADFAGCEIRYDLAHRLPA; this is encoded by the coding sequence ATGTCCACCGAACTGATCGCATTCGACACCATCGACGCCGTATTGGGCCACCGGGAGGGCCGCTTCTTCGGCGAGGGCTACAAGCGAATTGCCCACCACATCTTCGATATCGCGTTGGATCACGACCCGGCAGGCCGGCCACGACTCACGGCCTCGGCCGGCGTGACCTATCCGCTCGACTGGTCGCAGAAGAGCTCCCGGGTGCTGGACCCGCATCTGAGCAGCATCGATTGCTCGATCTTCGGCTACCGCCTGCTCGAGGTCATTCTGCGGGAGTTCTGCGGACTGACCGTGGGCGAAATCCGGTCGTCGTGGCTGTCCTACATCCAATTCAGCAGCGGCACTGCGGCGACCGAATCGCTCGACCAGTTCCGGATCGTCGCAACCGTCACCGCGGTCGGGGATTCCTCGATCACCGTCACCAGCGAGTTAGGTGCCGCCATGGCGTTGGAAGCGACTGTCACGCTACCGGTCACACCGCGATTACGAACCATGGAGCCACGCACCGTGCTCGAAGAAGGGCACGGATATTTTCACGGCGCGGTCTATCAGCGCGGTCAATACCTGCGCAATGTCGTGATAGCCAATGCGGAAAGCCGGGCCGGCGCCGAATTCGAACTGGTGGAGCAGGATTCGCCAGGAGGCGGGCGCGGCGTCGCCGATGCCTATCAGCCGTCGGTCACGCTGGTCGACGCGACGGTGATCCTGGCGCAGCTGTCCCAAGTCCTGCTCTACGAACTGGACAATATCGCCCGCAAGGACAGCGAAACGCTGTGGATGCGACGGATGACTGCCCGGGCCGCGGCTGCGCCGCCGCCCTACGAGCCCGGCTCGGCATCGACACAGATGGTGCGGTCGATGATTCTCACCTTCGGCGGCGGCGATTGGCGAATATCCACCTGGGAAGCGGATTTCGCGGGTTGCGAGATCCGATACGACCTGGCCCACCGACTTCCCGCGTAG